In a single window of the Oscarella lobularis chromosome 2, ooOscLobu1.1, whole genome shotgun sequence genome:
- the LOC136183801 gene encoding glucose-induced degradation protein 4 homolog, translating into MEVEASTCAYGRLPGIYDSLLYAGSRFEGEQRSKGNKHDVEVVLHHVDLEHDFLCGYLKIKNLVEDFPVMTTFFEGEIIGDKHPFLTRKWEADEEVDKKHWSKFSSFHAYAKSFNSDDFDYQRVVLDNVVFMRWKEQFLVPDHTVTDIAGASFAGFYYICCQKTDSSIDGFYYHRNSEMFQTLKLRHVPQKSFSVYAFH; encoded by the exons ATGGAAGTCGAAGCGTCTACTTGCGCCTATGGGCGCTTACCGGGAATCTACGATTCTTTGCTTTATGCTGGCAGTCGATTCGAAGGTGAGCAGCGTAGCAAAGGAAATAAACACGACGTGGAAGTCGTTCTTCAC CATGTCGATCTCGAACACGACTTTCTCTGCGGATATctcaaaattaaaaatttggTCGAG gattTTCCTGTTATGACTACGTTTTTTGAGGGGGAAATTATTGGAGATAAGCATCCCTTTTTAACGCGAAAATGG gagGCTGATGAGGAAGTTGATAAGAAACATTGG AgtaaattttcttcttttcacgCGTACGCAAAATCTTTTAATTCGGACGATTTCGATTATCAAAGAGTCGTTCTTGATAACGTCGTATTTATGAGATGGaaa GAACAATTTCTCGTACCAGATCATACAGTGACTGATATCGCTGGGGCATCGTTTGCCGGTTTTTATTACATTTGCTGTCAAAAAACGGATTCTTCCATCGACGGCTTTTATTACCATAGAAACTCGGAGAT GTTCCAGACTTTGAAACTTCGACACGTTCCtcaaaaatcattttcagTTTACGCATTTCACTGA
- the LOC136183826 gene encoding GTP-binding protein 1-like: MTTKEEEIRCELFEPISLEAGADVTYLVNGIAKEEDVDELRFQMVEPSDEMMEILAEQMKARLRDGHGETIYELGTGGGMARGLSPEQMLKSEENLKKLCLICNSELVLLRKSPEDDGHVAEYLIRKNQIEEDFIEVRVAVVGNVDAGKSTLLGVLTHGELDNGRGLARQKLFRHKHEMESGRTSSVGNDILGFNQSGDVVNKCEGHGNIDWAKICRNSSKVITFIDLAGHEKYLKTTVFGMTGHAPDFCMLMIGSNAGVVGMTKEHLGLALALNVPVFVVVTKIDMCPPHILQENMSLLSRILKSPGCRKIPLVVNTEHDVIMSAKNFTSERICPIFQVSNVTGANLNLLKTFLNLLSGRMDIRDEEPAEFQIDDVYQVPGVGTVVCGTCLSGVIRLNDTLLLGPDNLGAFVPVSVRSVQRKRLPVGEVRGGQTASFALKKTKRHAVRKGMVMVAKSLNPKACWEFEAEILVLHHPTTISPKYQAVVHCGSIRQTASIQRMSLPHLRTGDKALCHFKFMKNPEYVRKETKLIFREGRTKAVGTVTEIVPFQPLMTSSGGGGAGKTAGATGATGGPKGRAKAKAKKPEQPKTETESLTTPT; the protein is encoded by the exons ATGACgacaaaagaagaggaaattcGCTGCGAGCTTTTCGAGCCAATTTCGCTCGAAGCCggcgctgacgtcacgtatcTCGTCAACGGAATCGCAAAAGaggaggacgtcgacgagttgagATTTCAAATGGTCGAACCGAGCGACGAAATGATGGAAATTCTCGCGGAACAAATGAAAGCGCGACTTCGAGACGGACACGGCGAAACAATTTACGAATTAGGAACAGGAG GTGGAATGGCGAGAGGGTTGTCGCCGGAGCAGATGCTCAAATCGGAAGAGAATCTGAAGAAGCTCTGTCTAATTTGCAACAGTGAACTCGTCCTATTGAGAAAATCCCCGGAAGATGACGGACACGTGGCCGAGTatctaataagaaaaaatcaaatagaAGAAGATTTCATCGAAGTCAG AGTTGCTGTTGTGGGTAACGTGGACGCGGGTAAGAGCACTCTTCTCGGCGTTCTCACTCACGGAGAATTGGACAATGGGCGTGGCTTGGCTCGACAGAAACTTTTCCGTCACAAACACGAAATGGAATCCGGGCGTACGAGTAGCGTTGGAAACGACATCCTGGGATTTAATCAGagcggtgacgtcgtcaataaATGCGAGGGACACG GTAATATTGATTGGGCAAAAATCTGCAGAAATTCATCCAAAGTGATTACATTCATCGATTTAGCCGGCCACGAAAAATATCTCAAAACGACCGTATTTGGTATGACGGGACACGCCCCCGATTTTTGCATGCTGATGATTGGCTCCAACGCGGGAGTTGTCGGCATGacaaaag aacaTCTTGGTCTTGCTTTGGCTCTCAACGTTCCCGTATTTGTCGTTGTGACGAAAATCGACATGTGTCCACCTCACATTCTACAAGAGAACATGTCTCTCTTATCACGCATACTAAAATCGCCCGGATGTAGAAAAATCCCCCTCGTCGTCAACACGgaacatgacgtcataatgagCGCGAAAAATTTCACATCAGaaag gaTTTGTCCGATTTTTCAAGTGTCCAATGTGACGGGCGCGAATTTAAATCTtctcaaaacgtttttgaatCTTCTCTCCGGACGCATGGACattcgcgacgaagaacCGGCCGaatttcaaatcgacgacgtctatCAAGTCCCA GGCGTCGGAACAGTGGTCTGTGGCACGTGTCTTTCCGGCGTAATTCGCCTCAATGATACTCTTCTCCTCGGCCCAGATAACCTCGGCGCATTCGTCCCCGTTTCCGTACGCAGCGTTCAACGAAAACGCTTGCCTGTGGGCGAAGTGCGCGGCGGTcaaacggcgtcgttcgccttgaagaaaacgaagcgacaCGCGGTGAGAAAGGGAATGGTGATGGTCGCGAAAAGTCTCAATCCCAAAGCCTGTTGGGAATTCGAAGCCGAAATACTCGTTCTTCATCATCCCACGACGATAAGTCCGAAATATCAAGCCGTTG ttcaTTGTGGCAGTATTCGTCAAACGGCGTCCATCCAACGAATGAGCCTTCCCCACCTGCGAACGGGCGACAAGGCGCTCTGCCATTTCAAATTCATGAAAAATCCCGAATACGtgcgaaaagaaacgaagctcATATTCCGCGAAGGACGAACAAAAGCCGTCGGAACCGTCACGGAAATCGTCCCCTTTCAAccattgatgacgtcatcaggcggcggtggcgcaGGTAAGACGGCGGGGGCGACGGGGGCGACGGGGGGACCCAAGGGGCGagcaaaggcaaaggcaaagaaaccCGAGCAGCCAAAAACAGAAACTGAATCTTTAACGACACCTACGTAG
- the LOC136183825 gene encoding hemicentin-1-like: protein MKQRQRLGFVLLLSLLALVRTATLPLFTTEPQDIVAQSGDTFVSLQCLATGNPNPSYKWEFNGKELDIASDSNLTPSSSGGDLIINTYSDSYAGNYVCVASNSEGSINSRTAKVTTAYIDAAFTQDLVGQTVLTKTKLTLTCTIGSLPEANINFLFNGSPLNANTNARLTKTVILMGSQLTIDPVQFPDDGTYQCEGTNPKTSDVRLGNPVTISVEGPPEFSPPPASQSVPERETLYMDCVVFSNPSATVTWENGSNFVFPSASLPRFRVENNNTLIVTNVEKRDAGVYTCKASNKFGVKSAQAKLTVTNPLSAPALIKSFSDQTVLVNSLVLLDCEASGNPSPVITWLKDGQPLVFAPPRVEYLSNQGKLRISSVTVNDEGRYTCSATNVKGSVTVFANLTVQVLPVITSNFNDQTVDENKGITEMCTATGRPNPSIHWTDPNGKTILASFSHILSLGSLQQGASGTYTCVAQNAAGQTQKSFKLTVQGKPSVTVSPSAITVSVGADVKFSCQATGDPTPTLRWTLSGGKPLPNNNRFTVLSNGDLEIKTVLQTDSGTYDCRGTNSFGEIIDPAILTVNVAPTFVLRPSDTEVIQGRTATLQCVANGVPSYEWLLPNGTTIRNGGRYSIVSGILSIQSMSAADQGSYTCIASNAAGKVLSVATLTMITMPTFVTQPSNSIVIEGQSLTLTCSAKGINTPTITWYKVPTKGQPQQLTGPRYTFKSGGDVEIKEAKKADDDGVYRCEAKNRAGTATAQANVTVHIKPTVVIKPTNLVIDEGQGKEWKCVSTSGYPAPTFRWTKSDSSPLPPARFTDHNDGRLTVQNAHVEDNGRYTCTGENYVGTGSSEGTIEIHVPPVINSVSANVAIVGGVGVLDCNATGKPSPQIRWLFSSFPLPIVGRLKMAANQSLIINPVRGADAGTFRCEATNSVGKTTKDVEFFIKSVPGRPTAPQAIDIGSNDVTLQWTVPSNGHSPITGHVIYYSTRDMNWVTIDFNANTTQTIRGLQGNTEYFFRVAAKNAVGTSERSLDSLPIITKIGPPSAPDSVSVTAREATMIQVSWTSPVQPNGDVHLYEIVYEPTVNQSVSLTTSPVTIQRNATSQMRVNLTGLVPYVTYVVSVRASNSRWGPYAQVTATTLESKPTGYPQNIQLNTSLLDNGVAIIQVTWKPPPKSEQNGVLTQYRIVYTPLVPTIQPNSSIVLSDFTHVPADETSIILDVIANTVYDVIISAVNSAGPGPFSPPKRIITPQVKEEKNVGGLGTGSISAIIVGSICFILLILLIAFLVYYRNTRRRATMNITIGGELGNDESVGGGGKKGGRSSKYIADSPDIQVKNVKGKFARKKSQRKSPLKDEAQTEKLVQGEEMEMDGGGEKGEENPYADVEETEVETPRYVVGDVSAAASRDTNAKKERERAEKERKKEERKRRQEEEKRIKRAEREKKTKAKAAAAPPKRFKDIDLSSQKGKQQARKFDAQSASLF, encoded by the exons ATGAAGCAACGGCAACGATTAGgtttcgttcttcttctaagTTTGCTTGCATTGGTTCGAACGGCAACCCTGCCCCTCTTCACAACTGAGCCACAAGATATAGTTGCTCAATCTGGCGACACCTTTGTCTCTTTGCAGTGCCTGGCAACAGGCAATCCAAATCCGAGCTACAAGTGGGAATTCAATGGAAAGGAGCTAGACATTGCATCAGACAGCAATCTTACGCCCAGCTCATCAGGAGGAGACCTTATTATCAACACGTATAGCGACTCGTATGCTGGAAATTATGTCTGTGTAGCAAGCAATAGCGAGGGATCAATCAATAGCCGCACAGCAAAAGTGACAACAGCAT ATATTGATGCTGCTTTTACTCAAGATCTCGTTGGACAGACGGTTTTGACGAAAACTAAATTGACTCTCACGTGCACAATTGGCAGCCTACCAGAGGCTAATATCAACTTTCTGTTCAATGGGTCTCCACTGAATGCCAACACAAATGCTCGTCTCACCAAGACCGTCATTTTAATGGGATCCCAATTGACAATTGACCCCGTTCAATTTCCAGATGATGGGACGTATCAATGTGAGGGAACGAACCCAAAAACGAGCGATGTTCGATTGGGAAACCCCGTCACTATCAGCGTCGAGG gTCCACCTgaattttctcctcctcccgCGTCACAATCTGTCCCCGAAAGAGAAACACTTTATATGGATTGCGTTGTTTTCTCGAATCCTTCTGCGACAGTTACGTGGGAAAATGGAAGcaatttcgtttttccttccGCTTCTCTCCCTCGATTTCGAGTAGAGAATAACAACACGCTCATTGTGACGAATGTGGAGAAGAGAGACGCAGGCGTTTACACGTGCAAAGCGTCGAATAAATTTGGCGTTAAATCAGCGCAAGCAAAATTGACCGTCACAA ATCCTCTCTCCGCGCCTGCGCTCATCAAATCTTTTTCTGATCAAACTGTGCTGGTCAATAGTTTGGTTTTACTTGACTGTGAAGCCAGTGGGAATCCAAGCCCAGTGATTACGTGGTTGAAAGATGGACAACCATTGGTGTTTGCTCCACCAAGAGTTGAGTATCTTTCGAACCAGGGAAAACTGCGAATATCGTCTGTAACGGTGAACGATGAGGGCAGATACACTTGCTCTGCAACAAATGTGAAAGGATCGGTAACAGTTTTTGCTAATTTGACCGTTCAAG TTCTTCCCGTTATTACGTCTAATTTCAATGATCAGACGGTGGATGAAAACAAAGGAATTACTGAAATGTGCACAGCAACTGGACGTCCAAATCCTTCGATTCATTGGACTGATCCGAATGGGAAAACGATCCTCGCTTCGTTTTCCCACATTTTATCACTGGGCTCTTTACAGCAAGGCGCCAGTGGCACGTACACGTGCGTAGCTCAAAATGCAGCCGGTCAAACTCAGAAATCATTTAAACTCACAGTTCAGG gtAAACCGTCTGTTACTGTTTCGCCTTCTGCTATTACTGTTTCTGTGGgtgctgacgtcaaattttcttgTCAGGCTACGGGAGATCCGACTCCAACGCTTCGTTGGACTCTCAGTGGTGGAAAGCCTTTGCCTAACAATAATCGCTTTACTGTTCTAAGCAACGGGGATTTGGAAATTAAAACCGTTTTGCAAACCGACTCGGGAACGTACGACTGCAGAGGAACAAACAGTTTCGGAGAAATAATCGATCCGGCAATTTTAACCGTCAACG tGGCGCCCACGTTTGTACTAAGACCCTCAGATACGGAAGTGATTCAAGGGCGAACGGCTACGTTGCAGTGTGTGGCAAATGGCGTGCCGTCATACGAGTGGCTACTCCCCAATGGAACAACCATTCGAAACGGAGGACGATATAGCATTGTTTCAGGAATATTATCAATACAAAGTATGAGTGCCGCAGATCAAGGGAGCTACACGTGCATTGCAAGTAATGCAGCTGGGAAAGTTCTCTCAGTGGCAACACTAACAATGATAA CAATGCCTACGTTTGTGACACAGCCTTCGAACTCAATCGTTATTGAAGGTCAAAGTCTAACGCTTACTTGCTCCGCTAAGGGTATTAATACCCCTACGATAACGTGGTACAAAGTGCCAACGAAAGGACAACCCCAGCAACTCACGGGGCCTCGATACACCTTCAAAAGTGGGGGTGACGTCGAAataaaagaagcgaaaaaagccgacgacgacggggtCTATAGATGCGAGGCGAAAAATCGCGCCGGAACGGCGACAGCGCAAGCAAACGTTACAGTACACA ttaAACCGACTGTCGTTATTAAGCCAACGAATTTAGTTATTGACGAAGGGCAGGGAAAAGAATGGAAATGCGTCTCGACGTCCGGATATCCGGCTCCGACGTTTCGTTGGACGAAATCGGATTCGTCTCCTCTTCCGCCGGCCCGTTTCACCGATCACAACGACGGTCGTTTAACGGTGCAAAACGCGCACGTGGAAGACAACGGACGCTACACGTGCACGGGAGAAAATTACGTCGGAACGGGATCGAGCGAGGGAACAATCGAAATCCACGTTCCGCCCGTTATTAACTCCGTTTCGGCTAATGTAGCGATTGTTGGCGGAGTGGGCGTGTTGGATTGCAATGCAACGGGGAAACCCTCGCCTCAAATTCGATGGCTCTTCTCTAGTTTTCCTCTACCCATTGTGGGACGACTCAAAATGGCTGCGAATCAGTCTTTGATTATAAATCCCGTGCGAGGAGCCGACGCCGGAACGTTTAGATGCGAGGCGACAAACAGTGtcggaaaaacgacaaaagacgtcgaatttttcaTCAaat cgGTACCCGGACGTCCCACCGCTCCCCAAGCGATCGATATCGGTTCAAATGACGTGACTTTACAATGGACTGTTCCGTCGAACGGACATAGTCCGATTAcgggtcacgtgatttatTATTCTACGAGGGATATGAATTGGGTAACTATTGATTTCAATGCGAACACGACTCAAACGATAAGGGGACTGCAAGGAAATACGGAATATTTCTTCCGCGTTGCAGCGAAGAATGCGGTGGGTACGAGTGAGAGAAGTTTGGACTCTTTGCCAATAATAACCAAAATTGGAC ctcCTTCTGCTCCTGACTCGGTTTCTGTGACTGCTAGGGAAGCGACTATGATTCAAGTGTCGTGGACGTCGCCCGTACAACCGAATGGCGACGTTCACTTGTATGAAATCGTCTACGAACCGACTGTGAATCAGAGCGTTTCCTTGACGACGAGTCCCGTGACAATTCAACGAAATGCGACGTCACAGATGCGCGTTAATCTTACGGGACTCGTTCCCTACGTGACGTATGTCGTTAGCGTGAGAGCGTCTAATAGTCGATGGGGACCCTACGCGCAAGTGACGGCAACTACACTCGAATCAA AGCCAACCGGATATCCTCAGAATATCCAATTGAACACTAGTTTATTGGATAATGGAGTTGCAATTATTCAGGTCACGTGGAAG CCCCCACCGAAAAGCGAGCAGAACGGTGTTCTTACTCAATATCGTATTGTTTATACGCCTCTTGTGCCCACGATCCAGCCTAATAGTAGTATCGTTCTGAGCGATTTTACGCACGTTCCCGCAGACGAAACGTCTATAATACTCGACGTCATTGCTAATACagtatatgacgtcataatttcaGCAGTCAATTCGGCGGGACCGGGACCGTTTAGCCCACCAAAAAGAATTATAACCCCACAAG ttaaggaggagaagaatgTAGGTGGGTTAGGGACTGGATCAATATCGGCTATTATTGTCGGATCTATTTGCTTTATTCTACTCATTCTTCTAATCGCGTTTCTCGTTTATTATCGAAAtactcgtcgccgagcgacGATGAATATAACGATTGGTGGGGAGTTAGGCAATGATGAATCGGTTGGCGGAGGAGGGAAAAAGGGCGGACGTTCGTCGAAATATATAGCCGATTCGCCGGACATTCAAGTGAAAAATGTCAAGGGAAAGTTCGCGAGGAAAAAGAGTCAGCGAAAGAGTCCGCTAAAGGACGAAGCGCAGACGGAGAAGTTAGTGCAAGGGGAGGAAATGGAAATGGATGGTGGAGGGGAAAAGGGAGAGGAGAATCCGTACGCGGATGTCGAGGAAACGGAAGTCGAAACGCCGCGATATGTTGTGGGAGACGTTAGCGCCGCCGCGAGTAGAGATACGAATgcgaaaaaggaaagggagagGGCGGAAAAGGAGcgaaagaaggaggagcgaaagcgaagacaggaggaggagaagagaatAAAGAGGGCTGAGagggagaagaaaacgaaggccaaagcggcggcggcgccacCGAAACGATTCAAGGACATTGACTTGTCGTCGCAAAAGGGAAAACAACAGGCACGAAAATTCGACGCCCAATCAGCGTCTTTGTTTTAA
- the LOC136183796 gene encoding ankycorbin-like: MSFITKKFTSNKPTFRRHMSQPAPAFDHNRELLEAARDGDVSRVRLSLDQGVDVNVRNALGYTPLREAAVNDRFDVCRALVERGADIENVDDNGWTALHWAAAKGSFEVVRFLLRVRARIDAPNKEGSTPAHLAATKNHVDTLRLLVEEGADLEAKNTYGRNVLEQTEFRNSSNGSKSETVQYLRNIMRDRLCEADRKTMILSTQAAMIVASTESTEQDYRLIIEKLTEESKRLVRSKNDQILEISRMKGEVEYLKHKIDQCHVQIDELVTSVKKIEAEKRLKEDELQELAHAHDETINALRRELEMSTTNRLLLKGEVDRLATARRDQSDDSTRLRDDRRRLSLENEKLENDLTQTRLEYEEALATIGKLEARFQMSLADSDGRLRELKRQMESQQVLLSRRLRDIQTLNETKAQLDEQLKLRDVELSKSQVKCEVAIQELERERAKECDRNLRDEVSEKRKQIEQLKLIILQKSTSIAKLEERVGTLTLDCNAKRRIEAEKTALIERLRTVEEECERLKRSGLSADQARLEWERQMSEILDVMNVPEDDLEITDINLGKGSFAEVKVARWRGTHVAVKIIYEILVSEHNMPLFEQEIRMCSRARHPHIVSICGVVTVNRKHPCLILELLEGSLTDVMQAAHLTSYLTTREMVDIARACLSGISYLHQLRPTILHGDIRPTNVLLSTLMEAKIGDLGASHVLNASFSIGPLSSEYLAPERSPNCQSSTESGRGSGTPPPLFARHNSIAADVYSLGVTLGELFSGCTAVKNMRSSQLQRIRHPILKDACIRLTFDEPGRRPEAREILETIEHVCGEEAYVECPPKRFVKGKKHGETECVILTDKIW; encoded by the exons ATGAGCTTCATCACAAAGAAATTCACGTCGAATAAgccgacgtttcgtcgtcacaTGAGCCAAC CGGCGCCAGCATTCGATCACAATCGAGAACTTCTCGAAGCGgctcgcgacggcgacgtgagTCGCGTTCGTTTATCGCTCGATCAAGGAGTCGACGTAAATGTGCGCAATGCACTCGGATACACGCCTCTACGCGAAGCGGCCGTCaacgatcgattcgacgtctgtcgagcgctcgtcgaacgcggCGCCGAtatcgaaaacgtcgacgataaCGGCTGGACGGCGCTTCattgggcggcggcgaagggaAGCTTCGAAGTCGTGCGTTTCTTGCTGCGCGTTCGTGCGCGAATTGACGCACCGAACAAGGAAGGGAGTACGCCCGCTCATCTCGCCGCGACGAAGAATCACGTCGATACGCtacgtcttctcgtcgaagaaggcGCCGATTTGGAAGCGAAAAACACCTACGGTCGTAACGTTCTCGAGCAAACCGAGTTTCGTAATTCGAGTAACGGAAGTAAATCGGAAACAGTTCAATATCTGAGAAACATTATGCGAG ACAGGCTTTGTGAAGCCGATCGAAAAACAATGATTTTATCAACCCAAGCGGCTATGATTGTCGCAAGCACGGAATCGACCGAACAAGATTATCgtttaattattgaaaaattaacGGAAGAATCGAAACGACTCGTTCGCAGCAAAAACGATCAAATCCTCGAAATTTCGCGAATGAAAGGCGAAGTCGAATATCTCAAACACAAAATCGATCAATGTCacgttcaaatcgacgaactcgtAACGAgcgtgaaaaaaatcgaagcggAAAAACGCCTAAAGGAAGACGAACTCCAAGAACTCGCTCACGCgcacgacgaaacgattaACGCGCTTCGACGCGAACTCGAAATGAGTacgacgaatcgtcttctcctcaaaggcgaagtcgatcgtctcgcgacggcgcgacgcgatcagagcgacgattcgacgcgtcTACGCGACgacagacgacgactttctttGGAGAACGAAAAACTCGAAAACGATCTCACACAAACGCGTCTCGAATACGAAGAAGCGCTTGCAACAATCGGAAAACTCGAAGCGCGATTTCAAATGTCTTTAGCGGACAGTGACGGGCGTTTGCGCGAATTAAAACGACAGATGGAGAGCCAACAAGTTCTTCTATCGCGTCGATTACGCGACATTCAAACGctcaacgaaacgaaagcgcaATTGGATGAACAACTCAAATTACGCGATGTTGAATTGAGTAAGAGTCAAGTGAAATGCGAAGTTGCCATACAGGAActcgaacgcgaacgcgccAAGGAATGCGATCGCAATTTACGCGACGAAGTCTCGGAAAAACGCAAACAAATCGAACAATTGAAACTCATAATTCTTCAGAAGTCGACTTCCATTGCGAAACTCGAAGAACGCGTGGGCACTTTGACGTTGGATTGCAACGCAAAACGACGCATTGAAGCGGAAAAAACGGCCCTAATCGAACGATTAAGAACCGTTGAAGAGGAATGCGAACGTCTAAAGAGATCGGGATTGAGTGCGGATCAAGCGCGACTCGAATGGGAACGACAAATGAGCGAGATATTAGACGTGATGAATGTACCGGAAGACGATCTCGAAATAACGGATATAAATCTCGGAAAAGGAAGCTTTGCTG AGGTTAAAGTGGCGCGTTGGCGTGGAActcacgtcgccgtcaaaatcATCTACGAAATTCTCGTCTCCGAGCATAATATGCCGTTATTCGAACAGGAAATCCGCATGTGCAGCCGGGCCCGACATCCGCACATCGTTTCCATCTGTGGCGTCGTCACCGTCAATCGCAAACATCCGTGTCTCATTCTCGAACTTCTCGAAGGTTCCCTGACTGACGTCATGCAAGCGGCGCATCTCACGTCCTATTTGACGACGCGCGAAATGGTCGACATAGCGCGCGCATGCCTCTCGGGAATTTCCTATCTCCATCAACTCCGACCCACAATTCTCCACGGCGACATACGACCGACCAACGTGCTTCTATCGACTCTAATGGAAGCAAAAATCGGCGATCTCGGCGCTTCGCACGTTCTAAACGCCTCCTTTTCAATCGGCCCCCTAAGCAGCGAATATCTCGCTCCAGAACGATCGCCCAATTGTCAATCTTCGACGGAGAGCGGTCGGGGAAGCGGCACGCCTCCTCCGCTCTTCGCTAGACACAATAGCATCGCGGCGGATGTCTATAGTCTCGGCGTAACACTCGGCGAATTATTCAGCGGATGCACCGCTGTGAAAAACATGCGCAGTAGCCAATTGCAGCGCATTCGTCATCCAATTCTCAAAGACGCGTGCATTCGATTGACCTTTGACGAACCCGGACGTCGACCGGAAGCACGTGAGATTCTTGAAACGATAGAGCACGTGTGCGGCGAAGAGGCGTACGTCGAATGTCCGCCAAAGCGATTTgtcaaaggaaaaaaacaCGGCGAAACGGAATGCGTTATATTAACCGATAAAATATGGTAA